One Cardiocondyla obscurior isolate alpha-2009 linkage group LG11, Cobs3.1, whole genome shotgun sequence DNA segment encodes these proteins:
- the LOC139106756 gene encoding U6 snRNA-associated Sm-like protein LSm8, whose amino-acid sequence MASGLESYVNHTVSIITSDGRNFIGTLKGFDQTINIILDESHERVYSTTQGVEQVVLGLHIIRGDNVAIVGELDDEMDARLDLSTIRADPLTSILH is encoded by the exons ATGGCGTCGGGGTTAGAAAGCTACGTGAATC ATACAGTTTCTATTATCACGTCGGACGGGAGGAACTTTATT ggtACCCTGAAAGGGTTTGATCAAACCATCAATATAATTCTGGATGAATCACATGAACGAGTGTATAGCACAACGCAGGGAGTGGAACAGGTTGTCTTGGGGTTGCACATCATCAGAGGGGATAATGT AGCGATAGTGGGAGAACTGGATGACGAGATGGACGCGAGATTAGATCTGTCGACAATACGAGCTGACCCCTTAACTTCTATCTTACATTGA